DNA sequence from the Bradyrhizobium sp. CIAT3101 genome:
CAAGACCCGAGCTGAGCTCAAGGCGGAGGCGACAAAGCCGCTTGCGGCGGAGTGACCGCTCGTGCGACGTTAACCCGGTTGCCTGTGTATTGAGTGGAGTTAAGGGCGATGAAGGCGATTATCGTCGGCGGCGGTATCGGTGGTCTCACCACGGCTTTGATGCTGCGGGCCCGCGGCATCGGCTGCGAGATTTTCGAGCAATCGGATACGATCCGCGAACTCGGCGTCGGTATCAATACGCTGCCCCACGCCATGCGTGAGCTTGCCAGTCTCGGCCTACTGCAAAAGCTCGACGACGTCGCGATCCGCACCGACCAGCTCTATTACCTCAACCGCCATGGCCAGGAGGTCTGGCGCGAAGCCCGCGGCGTCGATGCGGGTCACGACGTGCCGCAGTTCTCGATCCACCGCGGCCGCCTTCAGGGTGTCATCCATCGCGCCGTCGAGGAGCGGCTCGGAGCGGAGACGATCCACACCGGCTGCCGGCTTGGCGCTTTCACGCAGGACGAGGGTGGCGTCACGGCCTATTTCTTCGATCGTGCCGGCTCGCATATCCACACCGCGCGCGGCGATATTTTGATCGGCGCCGACGGCATCCACTCACGCGTACGCGACACGCTGTTCCCGAACGAAGGACCGCCGTGTTGGAACGGCCTGATGCTGTGGCGCGGTGCGCGCGACTGGCCGCTGTTCCTCACCGGAAAATCGATGATCGTTGCCGGTGGCCTCAACGCCAAGGTGGTGATTTATCCGATCGCGGAGGGATCGAGCTCGGCGAGCCGTCTTACCAACTGGGCGGTGCTCGTGAAAGTGGGCGAGGGCAATGCGCCGCCGCCGCGGAAGGAAGACTGGTCACGGCCGGGCCGGCGCGAGGAGCTGATGCCGCATGTCGCGCGCTTCTCGGTGCCCTATATCGACGTGAAGAGCCTGATTTCGGCGACGCCGGAGTTTTATGAATATCCGACCTGCGACCGCGATCCGTTGCCCTATTGGTCGTCCGGACGCGTCACCCTGCTCGGCGATGCCGCGCATCCCATGTATCCGGTCGGCTCCAACGGCGCCTCGCAGGCGATCCTCGATGCGCGCTGCCTTGCGGACGCGCTGGTACGCGCCGAGCATCCGCGTCAGGCCCTGATGGAATATGAGAAGAAGCGCCTGCCGATGACGGCGGACATCGTCCGCTCCAACCGGCGCGGCGGGCCCGAGGGCGTCATCGACGCCGTCGAGCAGTTGGCGCCCGACGGCTTTGACAATGTCGACAACGTGCTGAGCTACTCCCAGCGCGAGGCGATCGTGCGTGGTTATGCCACAAAAGCCGGCTTTGCCGCGGTACCCGGCCTCGCGGCGGTGCGCGCCTGACGTGAGCCCTTAGCCGGCGCCCGGCGGCGGCGGCAGGAAGTGGATGTTGAACTCGGCGGCCATCGCCACAACATCCTCGGGCTTCTGCTCCTTCATGTTGTGAAGGCCCCAGAACAGGTCGAACAGCTTTTTGGTCGGCGACACCCAGAACAGCACTTTTGCGGTCTGGTCCGATTTGTTGAAGATGCCGTGCGGCACGCCCATGCCAAGGCGGATCAGATCGCCGGGCGTCGCCTGCGCCTCCGAATTGCCGAGCACGAAGTCGAGCTTGCCCTCCAGCATGTAGAGATATTCGTCCTGGTCGGGATGAATGTGCGGTGGCACGAACGTGCCCGGCGGCAGTGTGGCGTGCCAGGAGAAGCTGTTCTCGGTGTTGCTCTTCGGCACATAGGTCTGGCCGAGGATGTTCCAGGAGATGCCCTGGATCCCCTCGTTAGCCCGCGTGATGCCGGTAATTTCGCTCTTCATTGCAGTCCTCCCTTAACGCGACGCGCGGCGTTAGTTTGCCGCCTTGCAGTCCTTGGCATAGCGATCGCCGTAGTTCTCGAAAACCTTCTGGACGATCTCGGTCTGGAATTTGCCGTCCGGACGCTTGGCGACCTTGGTCAGGTAGAAATCCTGGATCGGATAGCCGTTGGTGTTGAACTTGAACGACCCGCGCAGCGACGTGAAGTCCGCCTTCTTCAGGGCGGCCGCAACGGCGTCCTTGTTGGAGAGATCGCCCTTCACGCCCTTGACCGCGCTGTCGATCAGCATTGCAGCGTCATAAGCCTGGAAGGCGTAGGTGCCGGGCACGCCGTTATAGGCGGCCTCGTAGCTGGCGACGAACTTCTTGTTCTGGGGATTGTCGAGATTGGGCGCCCAGTTCGCGCCGCCGAACATGCCGACCGCCGCGTCCTGCTGTGCCGGCAGGGTCGATTCATCCACCGTGAAGGCTGAGAGCACCGGAATGTTGTCGGCGAGACCGGCCTGCTTGTATTGCTTGACGAGGTTGACGCCGAGGCCGCCCGGCATGAACGTGAACAGCGCATCGGGCTTCTGCGA
Encoded proteins:
- a CDS encoding flavin-dependent oxidoreductase — its product is MKAIIVGGGIGGLTTALMLRARGIGCEIFEQSDTIRELGVGINTLPHAMRELASLGLLQKLDDVAIRTDQLYYLNRHGQEVWREARGVDAGHDVPQFSIHRGRLQGVIHRAVEERLGAETIHTGCRLGAFTQDEGGVTAYFFDRAGSHIHTARGDILIGADGIHSRVRDTLFPNEGPPCWNGLMLWRGARDWPLFLTGKSMIVAGGLNAKVVIYPIAEGSSSASRLTNWAVLVKVGEGNAPPPRKEDWSRPGRREELMPHVARFSVPYIDVKSLISATPEFYEYPTCDRDPLPYWSSGRVTLLGDAAHPMYPVGSNGASQAILDARCLADALVRAEHPRQALMEYEKKRLPMTADIVRSNRRGGPEGVIDAVEQLAPDGFDNVDNVLSYSQREAIVRGYATKAGFAAVPGLAAVRA
- a CDS encoding cupin domain-containing protein, translated to MKSEITGITRANEGIQGISWNILGQTYVPKSNTENSFSWHATLPPGTFVPPHIHPDQDEYLYMLEGKLDFVLGNSEAQATPGDLIRLGMGVPHGIFNKSDQTAKVLFWVSPTKKLFDLFWGLHNMKEQKPEDVVAMAAEFNIHFLPPPPGAG